A single Desulfobaculum xiamenense DNA region contains:
- the mrtJ gene encoding JDVT-CTERM system glutamic-type intramembrane protease MrtJ, with protein MISEMPEWFRLRLALTTPFFWVLVVLGAPALLYSPGVDVALWSLPLRAFVEEFLFRGVVQDALERRFALRIGIVTGANLFVSLLFALAHLPTHPPLWAALTFLPSLAFGALWSRHRSVTACAFLHVAYNVMFFLSV; from the coding sequence ATGATTTCCGAAATGCCCGAATGGTTCCGACTGCGCCTGGCCCTGACGACGCCATTCTTCTGGGTGCTGGTGGTCCTTGGCGCGCCTGCGCTACTTTATTCGCCCGGAGTTGATGTCGCGCTCTGGAGCCTGCCCCTGCGCGCGTTCGTCGAGGAGTTCCTGTTCCGGGGTGTGGTGCAGGACGCGCTGGAGCGCAGGTTCGCCTTGCGCATCGGCATCGTCACCGGCGCGAACCTCTTCGTTTCCCTCCTCTTTGCGCTGGCCCATCTTCCCACGCATCCGCCGCTTTGGGCCGCATTGACCTTCCTTCCCTCCCTCGCGTTCGGTGCGCTCTGGAGCAGGCACCGGAGCGTGACTGCCTGCGCCTTTCTGCACGTTGCCTACAACGTCATGTTCTTCCTCTCCGTCTGA
- a CDS encoding pyridoxamine 5'-phosphate oxidase family protein, whose product MLETSLALIASQSFCVLATSNGDRPHTSLMTYVPSASRRSLYMVTARESRKWRNLFANPEASLLIDTRVEHPERRERPAICALTVSGLAVEVHDMAERQAAKDALLARNPALAMFFDTPDCVLFRVDARSLLLLSGVADAFHHEFPPE is encoded by the coding sequence ATGCTCGAAACCAGCCTTGCGCTCATCGCGTCACAGAGTTTCTGCGTTCTCGCCACGTCCAACGGCGACAGGCCCCACACGTCGCTTATGACCTATGTCCCCTCGGCGTCCCGTCGCAGCCTGTACATGGTCACCGCCAGAGAAAGCCGCAAGTGGCGAAACCTTTTCGCCAATCCAGAGGCGAGCCTGCTTATCGACACCAGGGTGGAACACCCGGAGCGGCGGGAACGCCCGGCCATCTGCGCCCTCACCGTCTCCGGGCTCGCCGTGGAAGTGCACGACATGGCGGAGCGGCAGGCCGCGAAGGATGCCCTGCTTGCGCGAAATCCGGCGCTTGCCATGTTTTTCGATACGCCGGACTGCGTCCTGTTCCGGGTGGACGCGCGTAGCCTGCTGCTTCTGTCTGGCGTGGCAGATGCCTTTCACCATGAATTCCCGCCGGAGTGA
- a CDS encoding S8 family serine peptidase — protein sequence MHNMQFDPLVSPPMEDDADMAEQPATRRALRAMAQDDTYHIIQFDGPVRQQWKDTLTAMGVLFFDYVPEYGFIIKAHSDTLQAIRDTPHVRWVGPYSASFRLSGRIFSISSEQLEMQGGSVRLRVVAFPGEDVSRLRDAIEAQGGVVGSDSTTRRGVILNVDFPFAKLDGLKSVPGIKWIEPAPEPKTNNNVGSDIIGVRGVRMAKHESLGIDLYGESQIVGICDSGLDTGGIAPDHPDFSDGSGGSRVLANVVLGTGDADKSGHGTHVAGIVLGNGMASGSDPQHNSFPKTCFAGMAPKAKLYFQTVGPESGDSSLPGIPVDLYDLFLPAYAAGARIHSNSWGSAGVGEYTSECVAVDDFLWDHKDFLVLYAAGNAGDDFDGDGRIDSFVLDTPGSAKNCLTVGASESVRLDGETATTMWSDYGFRTAPFAEDGIADKPYGMAAFSSRGPTLDGRYKPEIVAPGTRIISTRSSVGVRDGVLPEEYVPAGGLAASYFFMDGTSMATPMTAGAAILMREYLMTVEHMPAPSAALVKTALIHGATDMAPGQYGDGAMREMTSSPSPVQGWGRLHLSRAMNLDDASRVEFHDVSDADAPRDSAYVRTFPFNVCTPGGPFRATLGWTDYPGSEIAAGGLVNDLDLRVRRPDGTWIYPDNARNLSSLEDVRYLDLARGLTTLDGYRVGLRFTPTLYPSQLESVGFVLKNGDDPYVSDVSLVVYAWTESGVGRELYRKHYDFLRAGDTALPIGLSVEAGSVFVVLEKESELLSILATNGNPTGRGMINDGTGWAVAPDTPCIVGFFRAPVPPTSFDRVNNTVSVTLNAAAAGEYVVEVSAHNIPVGPQPYALVMSGLHGDVPTTGENPVSANPVQPAAPALTSLSSTRTSVSAAQVNEENGTSLERLYGDMVEFTATTRDADQLVSMRYAVSNLDAQTAETFRLTKLLGGGHSRAFTYPSYETYEDGNWWLTDAHGGFIDPVRVLDPEATYYVVSVVRDNGPFDMDPAARSVKDPQVLSGVVSSGSAGGSGGGGGGCTVGGGSDVGTALLLLAALVIVIRRTRALRQ from the coding sequence ATGCACAACATGCAGTTCGATCCGCTGGTCTCGCCACCAATGGAAGACGATGCCGACATGGCGGAGCAACCGGCCACGAGGCGCGCGTTGCGCGCCATGGCACAGGATGATACCTACCACATTATCCAATTCGATGGACCTGTGCGTCAGCAGTGGAAGGACACGCTCACGGCAATGGGCGTTTTGTTTTTCGACTACGTTCCAGAATACGGCTTCATCATCAAGGCGCACTCCGACACATTGCAGGCCATTCGCGACACACCGCATGTGCGGTGGGTTGGCCCGTATTCCGCGTCCTTTCGGCTTTCCGGCCGTATTTTTTCCATTTCTTCTGAACAGCTCGAAATGCAGGGCGGCTCCGTCAGACTGCGCGTGGTCGCTTTTCCGGGGGAAGATGTCTCCCGGCTGCGCGATGCCATCGAGGCGCAAGGCGGCGTGGTGGGGAGCGACTCTACCACCAGACGCGGCGTCATCCTGAACGTGGACTTTCCCTTTGCGAAGCTTGACGGGCTGAAGAGCGTTCCCGGCATCAAGTGGATCGAACCTGCGCCGGAGCCTAAGACGAACAACAATGTCGGTTCGGATATCATCGGCGTCCGTGGCGTGCGCATGGCCAAGCATGAGTCCCTGGGCATCGACCTGTACGGCGAATCCCAGATTGTCGGCATCTGCGACTCGGGTCTGGACACCGGCGGCATTGCCCCGGACCACCCGGATTTTTCTGATGGAAGCGGCGGTAGCCGAGTCCTCGCCAATGTGGTGCTTGGCACCGGTGATGCGGACAAGAGCGGGCATGGAACGCATGTCGCCGGAATCGTTTTGGGGAACGGCATGGCTTCGGGGAGTGATCCGCAACACAATAGCTTTCCCAAAACGTGCTTCGCAGGCATGGCCCCCAAGGCGAAACTCTACTTCCAGACGGTGGGACCGGAATCAGGGGATTCCAGTCTGCCCGGCATTCCTGTCGATCTGTACGATTTGTTTCTGCCTGCGTACGCCGCTGGCGCGCGCATTCATTCCAATAGTTGGGGATCGGCCGGGGTAGGCGAATACACCAGCGAATGCGTCGCCGTGGACGATTTTTTGTGGGACCACAAGGATTTTCTGGTGCTCTACGCGGCCGGGAATGCCGGGGATGATTTCGACGGGGACGGGCGCATCGATTCCTTCGTGCTGGATACCCCGGGCAGCGCCAAGAACTGCCTAACCGTGGGCGCCAGCGAAAGTGTGCGGCTGGATGGCGAGACCGCAACCACGATGTGGTCGGACTATGGATTTCGCACCGCACCGTTCGCGGAGGATGGCATAGCGGACAAGCCCTACGGCATGGCGGCGTTCTCCAGCCGAGGCCCCACGCTTGATGGCCGGTATAAGCCGGAGATCGTTGCTCCGGGGACGAGAATCATCTCCACGCGGTCCAGCGTGGGGGTTCGGGACGGCGTGTTGCCGGAGGAGTATGTTCCTGCGGGCGGGTTGGCGGCCAGCTATTTCTTCATGGACGGCACCAGCATGGCGACGCCGATGACCGCTGGCGCGGCCATCCTGATGCGGGAATATTTGATGACCGTCGAGCATATGCCCGCGCCGTCCGCCGCATTGGTCAAGACGGCGCTCATTCATGGCGCGACGGACATGGCTCCGGGGCAGTACGGGGACGGAGCCATGCGCGAGATGACGAGCTCCCCCAGTCCCGTGCAGGGGTGGGGGCGGTTGCATCTGTCCCGCGCCATGAATCTCGACGACGCCTCCCGCGTGGAATTCCACGACGTGAGCGACGCGGATGCCCCAAGGGATTCGGCCTACGTGAGGACCTTCCCGTTCAACGTCTGCACGCCCGGCGGACCGTTCAGAGCCACGCTGGGCTGGACGGACTACCCCGGTTCCGAAATCGCGGCCGGCGGACTGGTCAACGATCTGGACCTCCGGGTCAGGCGTCCGGACGGTACGTGGATCTATCCTGACAACGCGCGCAACCTTAGTTCGTTGGAGGATGTCCGCTATCTGGATCTGGCGCGTGGCCTTACGACACTCGACGGATATCGGGTTGGCCTGCGCTTCACCCCCACGTTGTATCCCAGTCAGCTGGAGAGCGTCGGCTTCGTGCTGAAGAATGGCGATGATCCCTATGTCTCGGACGTTTCTCTCGTCGTCTATGCCTGGACGGAGTCCGGTGTGGGCCGGGAGCTGTATCGCAAGCATTATGACTTTCTGCGTGCGGGGGACACCGCCTTGCCCATCGGATTGTCCGTGGAGGCGGGCAGTGTGTTCGTCGTGCTGGAGAAGGAATCCGAACTCCTTTCGATACTAGCGACCAACGGCAACCCCACCGGGCGCGGTATGATCAATGATGGCACAGGATGGGCGGTCGCTCCGGACACGCCCTGCATTGTCGGATTCTTCCGTGCGCCCGTGCCGCCCACGAGCTTCGACAGGGTCAACAACACCGTCAGCGTGACCCTCAATGCCGCAGCCGCGGGCGAGTATGTGGTGGAAGTGTCCGCGCACAACATCCCGGTAGGTCCTCAGCCCTATGCGCTGGTGATGAGCGGCCTGCATGGCGATGTTCCTACGACTGGGGAGAACCCCGTCAGCGCCAATCCTGTGCAGCCCGCCGCTCCGGCTCTGACGAGCCTGTCCAGTACGCGAACCAGCGTTTCCGCCGCACAGGTGAACGAGGAAAACGGCACCAGCCTCGAAAGGCTGTACGGCGATATGGTGGAATTCACGGCAACGACCCGCGATGCGGACCAGCTCGTCAGCATGCGTTATGCCGTGAGCAATCTCGACGCGCAGACGGCGGAAACCTTCCGCCTGACAAAGCTCCTTGGCGGTGGACACAGCCGTGCCTTCACCTACCCCAGCTACGAAACGTACGAGGACGGCAACTGGTGGCTGACCGATGCGCACGGCGGCTTCATCGACCCAGTGCGCGTGCTCGACCCCGAAGCGACCTACTACGTCGTATCCGTCGTGAGGGACAATGGTCCCTTCGATATGGACCCTGCCGCGCGAAGCGTGAAGGACCCGCAGGTGTTGAGCGGTGTGGTATCCAGCGGGAGCGCTGGCGGCAGCGGTGGCGGTGGAGGCGGATGCACCGTGGGCGGCGGGAGCGACGTCGGTACCGCGCTGCTTCTTCTTGCCGCCCTCGTGATCGTGATTCGAAGGACGCGCGCATTGCGCCAATAG
- a CDS encoding M23 family metallopeptidase, producing MHIDDTTRHIADSSALHILRRTAFLIAFIIMTLGPAYAGETADAPISTNAPRDGVVRSGDTISSMLGDVLGASEIHAFAQACKGVFSLNRLRVGQTYVLTTDASGFRAFRYDIDDWEQLVVERSGDGFAARTVRVPVDVREDTLIGSVSVPNGFSSAVSVAGGDRDLALMVADIFAFRFNAWKDLRPGAAFNILVERKFRRGAFVGFGRVLAATIFTPGTVHEAFWYRSADGRASYYTAEGENLQPYLRAPLESYTLASGYASNRLHPVTRRWQPHYAIDYAAPRGTPVYAACDGEVERITQDRKAGRHIVIRHDGGYETMYLHLNAVAEGLEEGRRVVQGEIIAFVGSTGFATGPHLDFRMRKDGRLVNPRGKRTLSAPPLAQNERRFLRHVVVACRARMGTTSVAMRPMTDTSL from the coding sequence ATGCACATCGACGACACAACACGACACATTGCGGATTCCAGCGCCCTGCACATACTGCGGCGGACCGCTTTTCTTATCGCCTTCATCATCATGACCCTCGGCCCCGCGTATGCCGGGGAGACTGCCGATGCCCCCATTTCGACCAACGCCCCGCGCGACGGCGTCGTGCGCTCCGGCGACACCATCTCGTCCATGCTGGGCGATGTCCTCGGAGCGTCGGAAATTCACGCCTTCGCGCAGGCCTGCAAGGGCGTCTTCTCCCTGAATCGTCTTCGTGTCGGCCAGACCTATGTCCTGACTACCGATGCCTCGGGGTTTCGCGCCTTTCGCTATGACATCGACGACTGGGAGCAGTTGGTGGTCGAGCGCTCCGGCGACGGGTTCGCTGCCCGGACCGTGCGCGTCCCCGTTGATGTGCGCGAGGACACGCTTATCGGCAGTGTCAGCGTTCCCAACGGTTTCTCCAGTGCGGTATCCGTAGCCGGCGGCGACCGCGATCTGGCCCTCATGGTGGCCGACATCTTCGCCTTCCGCTTCAACGCGTGGAAGGACCTGCGCCCCGGCGCCGCCTTCAACATCCTCGTGGAACGCAAGTTCCGCAGGGGAGCCTTCGTCGGCTTCGGTCGCGTGCTCGCCGCCACCATCTTCACGCCGGGTACGGTTCACGAGGCCTTCTGGTATCGGAGCGCGGACGGGCGGGCCTCCTACTACACGGCCGAGGGCGAGAATCTGCAACCCTACCTGCGCGCGCCGCTGGAAAGCTACACGCTGGCCTCCGGCTATGCCTCGAACCGCCTGCATCCCGTCACCCGCCGCTGGCAGCCGCACTACGCCATCGACTACGCCGCCCCGCGTGGAACCCCCGTCTACGCCGCCTGCGACGGCGAGGTGGAGCGCATCACGCAGGACCGCAAGGCCGGGCGGCACATCGTTATCCGTCACGATGGTGGCTACGAGACCATGTACCTGCACCTCAACGCCGTCGCCGAAGGTCTGGAGGAAGGTCGCCGTGTCGTGCAGGGCGAGATTATTGCCTTTGTCGGCAGCACGGGCTTCGCCACCGGTCCGCATCTGGACTTCCGGATGCGCAAGGACGGCCGGCTGGTCAACCCGCGCGGCAAGCGCACGCTCAGCGCACCGCCGTTGGCCCAGAACGAGCGCCGTTTCCTGCGCCATGTGGTTGTGGCCTGCCGTGCGCGCATGGGCACCACGTCCGTCGCCATGCGGCCCATGACCGACACATCCCTCTAG